Proteins encoded within one genomic window of Acidithiobacillus sp. AMEEHan:
- a CDS encoding RNA methyltransferase encodes MDQYREKHGTLHGAAVLPQIRVVLVEPSHPGNIGSTARAMKVMGLTHLALVRPRQFPHPDATALASGAEDVLLGAQVHEDLQDAIGDCQRVYGTTARDRHIQWPQLDARQAAAAMVAQAAQAPVALLFGRESSGLSNAELDLCQTLIQIPTGDLYHSLNLAQAVQIIAYELQMASRSSFLLSDGLPEQEASATDREGFYGQLQTVLLASGFLQAPREEHMMRRLRRLFDRAHPSRNEVDILRGILTEISRWATRTAPEEH; translated from the coding sequence ATGGACCAGTATAGAGAAAAGCATGGCACCCTGCACGGTGCAGCCGTGCTGCCGCAGATCCGTGTGGTACTGGTAGAGCCCAGCCACCCGGGTAATATTGGCTCAACGGCGCGGGCCATGAAGGTCATGGGACTCACCCACTTGGCGTTGGTGCGGCCCCGCCAGTTTCCCCACCCCGACGCCACGGCCCTGGCCTCGGGCGCCGAGGATGTTCTACTCGGTGCCCAAGTGCACGAGGACCTGCAGGATGCCATTGGCGACTGTCAGCGCGTCTACGGTACCACGGCACGCGATCGCCACATCCAGTGGCCGCAGCTCGACGCCCGGCAAGCGGCGGCGGCGATGGTGGCGCAAGCGGCGCAGGCGCCGGTGGCCCTACTCTTTGGCCGTGAGAGTAGCGGTCTGAGCAATGCCGAGCTGGATCTTTGCCAGACCCTGATCCAGATCCCCACTGGCGATCTCTACCACTCGCTCAATCTGGCGCAAGCAGTACAGATCATCGCCTATGAGCTGCAAATGGCCAGCCGGTCATCGTTTCTGCTATCCGACGGATTGCCTGAGCAGGAAGCCAGTGCCACCGATCGCGAAGGATTTTATGGCCAGTTGCAGACGGTGTTGCTGGCCTCTGGGTTTCTGCAGGCACCACGCGAAGAACACATGATGCGGCGCCTGCGACGCCTTTTCGATCGTGCCCATCCAAGCCGCAATGAAGTTGATATTCTGCGCGGTATCCTCACGGAAATCTCGCGCTGGGCAACGCGCACCGCACCCGAGGAGCATTGA
- a CDS encoding inositol monophosphatase family protein — translation MQHPILVTAIRAARKAGDIISRSIDRVNEVRVANKGPHDFVTEIDQRAEAAIVEIIQRAYPEHGILAEEGTRVEAEEYEWIIDPLDGTTNFIHAVPSLAVSIGVRRHGRMEHAVVYDPLRNELFTASRGGGAHLNDRRLRVSQRKELDDSLIATGFPFRDFSYLDHYLSIFKNLLQRTAGLRRAGSAALDLAYVAAGRYDGFWEFHLKPWDIAAGTLLIQEAGGLATDFHGEQNFFESGNIVGGNLRIHALLLQQIQKELPAA, via the coding sequence ATGCAACATCCCATTCTTGTAACCGCGATCCGCGCCGCCCGCAAGGCTGGCGACATCATCAGCCGCAGTATCGACCGCGTCAACGAGGTGCGCGTCGCCAACAAGGGTCCGCACGATTTTGTGACGGAAATCGACCAACGGGCCGAGGCCGCCATCGTCGAGATCATTCAACGTGCCTATCCCGAGCATGGCATCCTCGCCGAGGAAGGTACGCGTGTCGAGGCCGAGGAATACGAGTGGATCATCGATCCCCTCGACGGCACTACCAATTTCATTCATGCCGTACCGAGTCTCGCTGTCTCGATTGGCGTGCGGCGTCATGGCCGGATGGAACACGCCGTGGTCTATGACCCCCTGCGCAATGAACTGTTTACCGCCAGTCGTGGCGGTGGCGCCCACCTCAATGACCGGCGCCTGCGTGTCAGCCAGCGCAAGGAACTCGATGACAGTCTGATTGCCACGGGATTCCCTTTCCGAGATTTCAGCTATCTCGACCACTATCTTTCCATTTTCAAAAATCTGCTGCAGCGGACCGCGGGTCTACGTCGCGCCGGATCGGCCGCTCTCGACCTCGCCTATGTTGCCGCCGGTCGCTACGACGGCTTCTGGGAGTTCCATCTGAAACCCTGGGATATTGCCGCTGGTACCTTGCTGATTCAGGAAGCTGGTGGTTTGGCCACTGACTTTCACGGCGAACAGAACTTTTTCGAGTCTGGAAACATCGTCGGCGGCAACCTGCGCATTCACGCACTGCTGCTGCAACAGATCCAGAAAGAATTGCCCGCCGCTTAA
- the argA gene encoding amino-acid N-acetyltransferase: MAKSSFVRHFRESSPYIHRFRGQTFVINFGGDVLADGHFWNIAQDIALLNSLGINVVLVHGAGPQIDAALERDGLGSERVEGRRITTEAIMERLIPAVGGVRLQVEAILSEGRLDSPMAHAGLQISGGNFIIAQPIGILSGVDYQHTGEVRRVAVEAINRHLADDEVVLLSPIGVSPTGTLFNIRAEDIAVAAAIDLKAAKLIFYADFPGVLDGSGELLRQIVLSEIPALLQGELPEAIREHLLSAEKVCRAGVERVHIIPRTEDGALLRELFTRDGLGTMISRDPFEHLRPASRSDIPGIMSLIRPLEDSGVLVRRGRERLEREVERFTVMERDGKVIGCVALYPYPEHGMAEIACLAVDEQYREEGRGEQLLDYGIAEAKKLGLSEVFVLSTQSSHWFLERAFRRGNLKELPVPKQALYNWQRRSGIFLRRLREA, translated from the coding sequence ATGGCAAAAAGCAGTTTCGTTCGCCATTTCCGCGAGTCCTCACCCTATATTCATCGCTTTCGCGGGCAGACCTTCGTCATCAACTTCGGCGGAGATGTCCTCGCCGACGGACATTTCTGGAACATCGCCCAAGACATTGCCCTGCTCAACAGTCTGGGTATCAATGTCGTCCTGGTGCATGGCGCGGGGCCACAGATCGATGCGGCGCTGGAGCGTGACGGACTGGGCTCGGAGCGCGTCGAGGGGCGGCGTATCACCACCGAAGCCATCATGGAGCGGTTGATCCCGGCGGTCGGCGGCGTGCGTCTGCAGGTCGAGGCCATACTTTCCGAGGGACGTCTCGATTCCCCCATGGCACATGCCGGCCTGCAGATCAGCGGCGGCAATTTTATCATTGCCCAGCCCATCGGCATTCTCAGCGGGGTCGATTATCAGCACACCGGCGAAGTTCGGCGTGTTGCCGTCGAGGCCATCAATCGCCACCTCGCCGATGACGAAGTGGTATTACTCTCGCCCATCGGTGTTTCTCCCACCGGTACTCTGTTCAACATCCGCGCAGAAGACATTGCCGTGGCCGCAGCAATCGATCTCAAGGCGGCAAAACTGATCTTCTATGCCGATTTCCCCGGCGTACTCGACGGTTCGGGAGAGTTGTTACGGCAGATTGTGCTCTCGGAGATTCCCGCCTTGCTGCAGGGCGAACTGCCAGAGGCCATCCGCGAGCACCTGTTGAGTGCGGAGAAGGTCTGCCGCGCGGGTGTCGAGCGCGTCCACATCATTCCGCGAACAGAGGATGGTGCCCTGCTGCGTGAGCTCTTCACCCGGGATGGCCTGGGTACCATGATCTCCCGCGATCCCTTCGAGCACCTGCGCCCGGCAAGCCGCTCCGATATCCCCGGCATCATGTCCCTGATCCGTCCGCTGGAAGACAGTGGTGTTCTGGTACGTCGTGGACGTGAGCGCCTGGAGCGCGAAGTAGAGCGTTTCACGGTCATGGAACGCGACGGCAAGGTCATCGGCTGCGTGGCGCTCTATCCCTACCCGGAACACGGGATGGCAGAGATCGCCTGCCTGGCGGTGGATGAACAATACCGGGAAGAAGGCCGCGGCGAACAGCTGCTCGATTACGGGATTGCCGAAGCAAAAAAACTGGGCTTGAGCGAAGTCTTTGTACTCAGCACGCAAAGCAGCCACTGGTTTTTGGAACGCGCCTTTCGCCGTGGCAACCTCAAAGAACTACCGGTACCCAAGCAGGCACTCTATAACTGGCAGCGGCGCAGCGGGATCTTCCTGCGCCGGCTGCGCGAGGCGTGA
- a CDS encoding YciI family protein, producing the protein MYYCIIGIDNPNSLALRKQVRTEHLARLHQLQSEGRLLSAGPFPAIDSEEPGEAGFTGSLIIARFDSLSDAQHWAAAEPYLSHGVYADVSVRPYKAVF; encoded by the coding sequence ATGTATTACTGCATCATCGGCATCGATAACCCCAATTCTCTGGCATTGCGCAAACAAGTGCGAACCGAGCATCTTGCCCGTCTGCATCAGTTGCAATCCGAGGGACGCCTGCTGAGCGCCGGTCCATTCCCGGCCATCGATAGCGAGGAGCCCGGCGAGGCCGGCTTTACCGGTAGCCTGATCATCGCCCGTTTCGATTCCCTCAGCGATGCCCAACACTGGGCCGCTGCGGAACCCTATCTCAGTCATGGCGTCTATGCCGACGTGAGCGTACGTCCCTACAAGGCGGTGTTTTGA
- a CDS encoding BolA family protein: MNKEVIENAIRSALQPQELDIRDRSEAHAGHAGATSDGGHYELRIVSDKFDGLNPLARHRLVYAAVDGIGESIHAFALQTLTPEEAEARAQKRSPRRTISLHS, translated from the coding sequence ATGAACAAGGAAGTAATCGAAAATGCCATACGCAGCGCCCTGCAGCCGCAGGAGCTGGATATCCGCGACCGTAGCGAAGCGCACGCCGGACATGCCGGTGCCACCAGTGACGGTGGTCACTACGAGCTGCGCATCGTCAGTGACAAATTCGACGGCCTGAACCCCCTCGCCCGGCATCGTCTGGTCTACGCCGCCGTCGATGGTATTGGCGAAAGCATTCACGCCTTTGCCCTGCAGACCCTGACGCCCGAGGAAGCCGAGGCGCGTGCCCAGAAACGGTCACCGCGACGCACGATTTCCCTGCACTCCTGA
- a CDS encoding IscS subfamily cysteine desulfurase: protein MSAVQADAVRGQAVRERPIYLDYQATTPVDPLVVEAMLPYLTQNFGNPASRSHSYGWSAEEAVEKARAQVAAAIHADPKEIVWTSGATEASNLAIKGAAHFYSGKGKHLITLRTEHKATLDTCRQLEREGFEVTYLDVQENGLVDLDAFRAALRPDTVLASVLFVNNEIGVIQPMEELGKILREHKVLFHVDAVQALGKVPVDVEAIQADLMSLSGHKIYGPKGIGALYVRRKPRVRIEAQIHGGGHERGMRSGTLPTHQIVGMGAAAELAVQSMESDGRRIRQLRDRLLEGILSRVDEVYINGDMEHRVPHNLNLSFAFVEGESLIMALKGIAVSSGSACTSASLEPSYVLRALGKSDELAHSSIRFGIGRYTTEEEIDETIDLVAAKVGKLRELSPLWEMHLEGIDLNSVQWAAH from the coding sequence ATGAGTGCAGTGCAGGCAGACGCGGTACGTGGCCAAGCGGTTCGAGAGCGTCCGATTTATCTGGATTACCAGGCAACGACTCCGGTCGATCCATTGGTCGTGGAAGCGATGTTGCCCTACCTGACCCAGAATTTTGGCAATCCTGCCAGCCGCTCCCATAGTTATGGCTGGTCTGCGGAGGAGGCGGTAGAGAAGGCGCGCGCCCAGGTGGCAGCGGCCATTCATGCCGACCCCAAGGAAATCGTGTGGACCTCTGGGGCTACCGAGGCCAGCAACCTGGCCATCAAAGGTGCGGCGCACTTCTACTCTGGCAAGGGCAAGCACCTAATCACCTTGCGTACGGAACACAAGGCCACCCTCGATACCTGCCGCCAGTTGGAACGCGAGGGCTTCGAGGTCACGTACCTTGACGTGCAGGAAAACGGCTTGGTCGATCTCGATGCCTTCCGTGCCGCCCTGCGGCCTGATACGGTGCTGGCTTCGGTGCTCTTCGTCAACAACGAGATCGGTGTCATCCAGCCGATGGAAGAGCTCGGCAAGATCCTGCGCGAGCACAAAGTTCTCTTTCACGTCGATGCGGTGCAGGCCCTGGGTAAGGTGCCGGTTGACGTCGAGGCCATCCAGGCCGACCTGATGAGCCTCTCTGGCCACAAGATTTATGGTCCCAAGGGTATTGGTGCCCTCTATGTGCGCCGCAAGCCGCGGGTGCGTATCGAGGCGCAGATTCATGGTGGCGGTCATGAACGCGGCATGCGTTCAGGCACCTTACCGACGCACCAGATCGTTGGCATGGGCGCGGCAGCGGAACTTGCTGTGCAGAGCATGGAAAGTGACGGCCGGCGCATTCGCCAGCTTCGTGACCGTCTGCTTGAGGGCATCTTGAGTCGGGTTGACGAAGTGTACATCAATGGCGATATGGAACATCGCGTGCCGCACAATCTCAATTTGAGTTTCGCCTTTGTCGAGGGGGAATCGTTGATCATGGCACTCAAGGGCATTGCGGTGTCGAGCGGCTCTGCCTGTACCTCGGCCAGTCTGGAGCCCTCCTATGTACTGCGCGCCTTGGGCAAGTCCGACGAGCTAGCGCATAGTTCCATCCGCTTCGGTATCGGCCGCTACACCACCGAAGAAGAGATTGACGAAACTATTGATCTGGTGGCAGCGAAGGTCGGCAAATTGCGGGAGCTTTCGCCTTTGTGGGAGATGCACCTGGAAGGCATCGACCTGAATTCCGTGCAGTGGGCGGCACATTGA
- the ilvD gene encoding dihydroxy-acid dehydratase, protein MRSDTIKKGFERAPHRALLKACGVTDADMNKPFIGVANSYIDIIPGHVHLQEFGRIVKEAIRAAGGIPFEFNTIGVDDGIIMGHDGMRYSLPSRELIADSIETVVQAHHLDGLVCIPNCDKIVPGMIMGALRCDIPTVFVSGGPMEAGKLEDGTPIDLVTAFEAVGQFKRGQITEQRLKEIEDKACPTCGSCSGMFTANSMNCLMEVLGIALPGNGTVLATASERRDLVREAAARVMALVAAGGPTMRQLVDFEAIDNAFILDMAMGGSTNTVLHTLAIARESGIDYPLARVNELAQKVAYLAKVSPALSSVHIEDIGRAGGIPAILHEVHKRNAEVLHLDKPTVSGKSLREIVESAQVRDSKIIHLATEPISPTGGLRAVFGNLAPQGGIVKIGAVIPAMRKFSGPAKIFESMETAAEGILAGEVQPGQVVVIRYEGPKGGPGMPEMLTPTANIMGMGLGESVALITDGRFSGATRGACIGHISPEAAEGGPIGLLRDGDIIELDLDAGSLHVQLSDAELEKRRESWVPLEKPLKSPWLRRYRKLVTNAAMGAILES, encoded by the coding sequence ATGCGATCCGATACAATCAAAAAGGGCTTTGAACGGGCCCCTCACCGCGCTTTGCTTAAAGCCTGTGGAGTTACCGATGCCGATATGAATAAACCCTTCATCGGCGTCGCCAATTCTTATATCGACATCATCCCGGGGCATGTACACCTGCAGGAATTTGGCAGGATCGTCAAGGAGGCGATCCGTGCCGCCGGGGGAATCCCTTTCGAGTTCAATACCATTGGCGTGGATGACGGCATCATCATGGGGCACGATGGAATGCGCTATTCGCTACCGAGTCGCGAACTGATCGCTGATTCCATTGAAACCGTGGTGCAGGCGCATCATCTCGACGGACTGGTCTGTATTCCCAATTGCGACAAGATCGTACCTGGTATGATCATGGGTGCGTTGCGCTGCGACATTCCCACGGTCTTCGTCTCCGGCGGACCGATGGAGGCCGGCAAGCTGGAGGATGGGACGCCCATCGATCTGGTAACGGCGTTTGAGGCGGTTGGACAATTCAAGCGAGGCCAAATTACCGAGCAGCGCCTGAAGGAGATCGAGGATAAGGCTTGCCCGACCTGTGGTTCCTGCTCGGGTATGTTTACCGCCAATAGCATGAATTGTCTGATGGAGGTGTTGGGTATCGCCTTGCCCGGTAATGGCACCGTTCTGGCGACGGCCAGCGAGCGACGCGATCTGGTGCGCGAGGCGGCGGCGCGGGTGATGGCCCTGGTGGCCGCCGGTGGGCCGACCATGCGGCAGTTGGTTGATTTCGAGGCCATCGACAATGCCTTCATTCTGGACATGGCCATGGGCGGCTCCACCAACACGGTGCTGCATACCCTCGCCATCGCCCGGGAGTCGGGTATCGATTACCCCCTGGCGCGGGTCAACGAATTGGCGCAGAAGGTGGCCTACTTGGCCAAAGTATCGCCGGCGCTTTCCAGTGTGCATATCGAAGACATTGGTCGCGCTGGCGGTATTCCGGCCATCCTGCACGAAGTACACAAACGTAATGCAGAGGTATTGCATCTCGACAAGCCCACGGTGAGCGGCAAGAGTCTGCGGGAGATTGTCGAGAGTGCCCAGGTGCGCGACAGCAAGATCATTCATCTGGCCACCGAGCCGATCTCGCCTACCGGGGGCTTGCGGGCGGTCTTCGGCAACCTGGCGCCGCAGGGCGGAATCGTCAAGATTGGCGCGGTGATCCCGGCAATGCGTAAATTTTCCGGGCCGGCAAAAATCTTCGAGAGCATGGAAACAGCGGCAGAAGGGATCCTGGCCGGCGAAGTGCAGCCAGGCCAAGTAGTGGTAATTCGCTATGAGGGACCGAAGGGTGGCCCCGGGATGCCGGAAATGCTTACGCCCACGGCCAATATCATGGGCATGGGTCTGGGAGAGAGTGTTGCGCTCATCACCGATGGCCGCTTCAGCGGCGCCACCCGGGGGGCCTGCATTGGCCATATCTCGCCGGAGGCTGCCGAGGGTGGCCCCATTGGCCTGCTACGGGATGGGGATATCATCGAACTCGACCTGGATGCCGGGAGCTTGCACGTGCAGCTCAGCGATGCCGAACTGGAAAAGCGCCGGGAAAGCTGGGTGCCGCTAGAAAAGCCCCTCAAGTCGCCGTGGTTGCGCCGCTATCGCAAGCTGGTGACCAATGCCGCCATGGGCGCCATCCTGGAGTCTTGA
- a CDS encoding Rrf2 family transcriptional regulator, translated as MKLTTKGRYAVTAMLDLALHAEDEVVTVADISRRQQISVAYLEQLFGRLRKQGLVESVRGPGGGYRLGAGGADVPVDEIIRAVNESINTTQCGGDPVHCCKGEGQQCLTHDLWEALGEQISRFLSGITLAQLVREQRQKAQQQGSLPIRMTERGREQRPAHGEVR; from the coding sequence ATGAAGTTGACGACCAAAGGTCGCTACGCAGTAACCGCCATGCTCGACCTTGCATTGCATGCCGAGGACGAGGTGGTGACCGTGGCCGACATTTCTCGGCGTCAGCAGATCTCTGTTGCCTACTTGGAGCAGCTTTTTGGGCGGTTACGCAAACAGGGGTTGGTCGAGAGTGTGCGCGGACCGGGCGGTGGCTATCGTCTGGGTGCGGGGGGCGCAGATGTGCCGGTGGACGAGATCATTCGCGCGGTGAACGAATCCATCAACACCACGCAGTGCGGCGGCGACCCGGTGCATTGTTGCAAAGGCGAAGGTCAGCAGTGTCTGACGCACGATCTCTGGGAAGCACTGGGGGAGCAGATCAGCCGTTTCCTGAGTGGCATCACCTTGGCGCAACTGGTTCGTGAACAACGCCAAAAGGCGCAGCAGCAAGGTTCTTTACCGATACGAATGACGGAGCGCGGGCGCGAGCAGCGTCCAGCCCATGGGGAAGTGAGGTGA
- a CDS encoding NYN domain-containing protein, whose protein sequence is MTAAALRVGVYVDAENVRYNGGYAMRYDVLRRFAARGDGRMAGQLIRLNTYMAVDGQRVRVDSEYRDRIRAYQQAVRDLGWKIIEKPVRWFTDDEGNAVAKANADLDLAVDVMLQSERLDQVLLVTGDGDFLQVVRALQNRGCRVEVLGFRNVSLNLQHEADAFYSGYLIPGLLPARGDGKVAWGEFGSRVRGICSRWEAERGFGFIRFQRELSSHLWVTDTRQEDSPYSSAFVHISDLPRELDVGDLPSRDIVLEFDLEPSEMERGGFVAKRCSVVYRYDGKYSAAMPSDPGSWKSYRHLQVAPRRR, encoded by the coding sequence TTGACTGCAGCAGCTTTACGCGTCGGCGTGTATGTCGATGCCGAAAATGTGCGCTACAACGGCGGCTATGCCATGCGTTACGACGTGCTGCGCCGCTTCGCCGCGCGTGGCGATGGGCGCATGGCGGGGCAGCTCATCCGTCTCAACACCTATATGGCCGTCGATGGGCAGCGTGTCCGCGTGGATAGCGAATATCGCGATCGCATTCGCGCCTATCAGCAGGCAGTACGGGATCTGGGCTGGAAGATCATCGAAAAGCCGGTACGCTGGTTTACCGATGACGAAGGCAACGCAGTAGCCAAGGCCAATGCCGATCTGGATCTGGCCGTCGATGTCATGCTGCAGTCGGAACGTCTCGATCAGGTGTTGTTGGTAACCGGCGATGGTGATTTTCTGCAGGTGGTGCGTGCGCTGCAAAATCGCGGATGTCGGGTAGAAGTTCTCGGCTTTCGCAATGTTTCCCTAAACTTGCAACACGAGGCCGATGCCTTCTATTCCGGTTATCTCATTCCCGGCTTACTGCCGGCGCGGGGCGATGGTAAGGTGGCGTGGGGCGAGTTCGGCTCGCGGGTACGAGGTATCTGCAGTCGCTGGGAGGCGGAGCGGGGTTTTGGCTTCATTCGTTTTCAACGGGAGCTCAGCAGCCATCTCTGGGTGACGGATACCCGCCAGGAAGACTCGCCCTACAGTTCCGCTTTTGTGCATATTTCCGATCTGCCGCGCGAGCTGGATGTGGGCGATCTGCCCAGCCGCGACATCGTCCTGGAATTCGATTTGGAGCCCAGCGAAATGGAACGTGGCGGTTTTGTAGCCAAGCGCTGCTCGGTAGTGTATCGCTATGATGGCAAGTACAGCGCCGCCATGCCTTCGGACCCCGGGAGTTGGAAGTCCTACCGGCACCTGCAGGTAGCACCCCGTCGTCGGTAG
- a CDS encoding septation protein A: MKLLIDFLPVILFFVAYKIHGIYFATKVLIVASVLLMLWQWRSQGRIESMTWISTLLILIFGGLTIYFHNATFIKWKPSILYFFFAVALLWTHWHETPLLQRLMGAQLPVSLPNRFWRRLNRYWILFFLVLAGLNLLIAYTFPTAIWVDFKLFGLLLLTVLFVIYQAILISRALPPDALHDKDSR, from the coding sequence ATGAAACTGTTGATCGATTTTCTTCCGGTGATCCTGTTCTTCGTCGCCTACAAGATTCACGGCATCTATTTTGCCACCAAGGTACTCATCGTCGCCTCGGTACTGCTCATGCTCTGGCAATGGCGGAGCCAGGGTCGAATAGAAAGCATGACCTGGATCTCGACACTGCTCATCCTGATCTTTGGCGGTCTGACGATCTATTTCCATAATGCCACCTTCATCAAGTGGAAGCCGAGCATTCTGTATTTTTTCTTCGCCGTTGCCCTGCTCTGGACCCATTGGCACGAGACGCCGCTCCTACAACGTCTGATGGGAGCCCAGCTCCCGGTCAGCTTGCCGAACCGTTTTTGGCGTCGACTGAACCGCTATTGGATCCTCTTTTTTCTCGTCCTTGCTGGCCTCAATCTGCTCATTGCCTACACTTTCCCGACGGCAATCTGGGTGGATTTCAAGCTATTTGGCCTCTTGCTTCTCACCGTGCTCTTCGTCATCTATCAGGCCATCCTCATCAGCCGCGCCCTCCCCCCCGATGCTTTGCACGATAAGGATTCGCGGTAA
- the cysE gene encoding serine O-acetyltransferase: MSLRDDLDSIFARDPAARNRFELLLTYPGVHALLLYRMAHWAWDHRWRLVARILSSIARWATGIEIHPGAQIGARFFIDHGMGVVIGETAEIGDDCTLYHGVTLGGTSWQPGKRHPTLGRGVIVGAGAKVLGPIRVGDNARIGSNAVVVKDVPEGATVVGIPGRVVNKSDADGRHFEAYGLTGQMPDPVARAVECMLEHMQHQDKELAELRAQLAALRPEANDIQIEESPDCPLETLGEGTPAQNS, from the coding sequence ATGTCTCTGCGTGATGATCTCGACTCTATCTTCGCCCGCGATCCCGCAGCACGTAACCGCTTTGAACTGCTGCTCACCTACCCTGGGGTACATGCACTGCTGCTCTACCGCATGGCGCATTGGGCCTGGGATCATCGCTGGCGCCTGGTCGCGCGGATTTTGTCGAGTATCGCTCGTTGGGCGACTGGCATCGAGATTCACCCGGGCGCGCAGATCGGTGCCCGCTTCTTCATCGATCATGGCATGGGCGTGGTCATTGGTGAAACGGCAGAGATTGGCGATGACTGCACGCTCTATCACGGAGTCACCCTGGGAGGCACCTCGTGGCAGCCAGGCAAACGCCATCCTACCCTGGGTAGAGGTGTCATTGTTGGCGCCGGCGCCAAGGTGCTCGGCCCCATTCGGGTGGGCGACAACGCCCGTATCGGTTCCAATGCCGTGGTGGTGAAAGACGTACCGGAAGGAGCGACGGTGGTCGGCATCCCTGGTCGCGTTGTGAACAAGAGTGATGCCGACGGTCGTCACTTTGAGGCCTATGGTCTGACGGGGCAGATGCCCGATCCAGTGGCGCGGGCAGTGGAGTGCATGCTCGAACATATGCAGCACCAGGATAAAGAGCTGGCCGAGCTGCGCGCCCAGCTGGCAGCGTTGCGGCCTGAGGCAAACGATATTCAGATTGAAGAAAGCCCAGACTGTCCCTTGGAGACGCTAGGCGAGGGAACCCCTGCGCAGAATAGTTGA
- a CDS encoding ATP-binding protein, with amino-acid sequence MEQEEWLEPLLRALGQQQKREFPDFGRHLAARWRRQRLAGHLEGLERLDLPCLDSLLGIEDIKRTIETNTRQFVARLPANDALLWGGRGTGKSSLVKALLHAYADQGLRLVEIDSQAILDLPQILAAIAEADPDEKYRFLLFCDDLSFGSDDPAYRSLKSLLDGGVEARPRNVLLYATSNRRHLLPRHFSDNEEYHRHGEEIIAGETAEEKISLSERFGLWLGFYPFDQNQYLAIVRQHLRLLNNADSEDEWREEALRWALQRGSRSGRVAQHFARHWVGSRGLQDLA; translated from the coding sequence GTGGAACAGGAAGAGTGGTTGGAGCCGTTGCTGCGCGCCCTCGGGCAGCAGCAAAAGAGGGAGTTTCCGGACTTTGGGCGACATCTGGCCGCGCGTTGGCGTCGTCAGCGCTTGGCTGGACATCTGGAGGGCCTGGAGCGGCTGGACTTGCCATGTCTCGATAGCCTCCTGGGGATTGAGGACATCAAAAGGACCATCGAGACCAACACCCGCCAGTTTGTTGCCCGCCTGCCGGCCAATGATGCGCTGCTTTGGGGTGGTCGCGGCACCGGCAAATCCTCGTTGGTCAAGGCCTTGCTGCACGCCTATGCGGACCAGGGCCTGCGCCTAGTGGAGATCGACAGTCAGGCCATTCTGGATCTGCCGCAGATCCTCGCTGCCATCGCCGAAGCAGATCCGGATGAGAAGTACCGTTTCCTGCTCTTTTGTGATGATCTCTCCTTCGGCTCCGACGATCCCGCCTACCGTTCCCTGAAATCCCTGTTGGATGGCGGCGTCGAGGCGCGTCCGCGCAATGTTTTGCTCTACGCCACGAGCAACCGTCGCCACCTCTTGCCCAGGCATTTTTCCGACAACGAGGAGTATCATCGCCACGGCGAAGAGATCATCGCTGGGGAGACGGCGGAGGAAAAGATCAGCCTCTCAGAGCGCTTCGGCCTTTGGCTTGGCTTCTATCCCTTCGACCAAAACCAATACCTCGCCATTGTCCGCCAGCACCTGCGGTTGCTCAACAATGCCGACAGCGAAGACGAATGGCGCGAAGAGGCCCTGCGCTGGGCCCTGCAGCGTGGCTCGCGTAGCGGTCGGGTAGCACAGCATTTCGCCCGCCATTGGGTGGGCAGTCGTGGCCTGCAAGATCTGGCCTGA